In one window of Streptomyces sp. FXJ1.172 DNA:
- a CDS encoding DsrE family protein, producing MTKKLVIKVTAGADAPERCSQAFTVAAVAVASGVEVSLWLTGESSWFALPGRAAEFELPHAAPLPDLIEAVLAAGRITLCTQCAARREITEKDVIEGVRIAGAQVFVQESLADDTQALVY from the coding sequence CGGCCGGGGCCGACGCGCCCGAGCGGTGCTCGCAGGCGTTCACCGTGGCGGCCGTGGCCGTGGCCAGCGGTGTCGAGGTCTCGCTGTGGCTGACCGGCGAGTCGTCCTGGTTCGCGCTGCCGGGGCGGGCGGCGGAGTTCGAGCTGCCGCACGCCGCCCCGCTGCCCGACCTGATCGAGGCGGTCCTCGCGGCGGGACGCATCACGCTGTGCACGCAGTGCGCGGCCCGCCGGGAGATCACCGAGAAGGACGTCATCGAGGGCGTGCGGATCGCCGGCGCGCAGGTCTTCGTGCAGGAGTCCCTGGCGGACGACACCCAGGCGCTCGTCTACTGA